In one window of Paraflavitalea soli DNA:
- a CDS encoding T9SS type A sorting domain-containing protein: MKTSLLLKPILICVCSSVLFLTSAAQTAKVLTGKSYVNITKGLNGGTIEPGDTLEIRATIAVGNFDARSVSRAHYVDTIPANTTYIPGTLKMLTNEGLEFKAYTDAPGDDPAYFDPAGYLRINLGSTFNAGVDLGGACNNTTPWSAPNGGLIHASGRPSFFGGVCIISASFRIRVNPSMTYGSFIYVHGGSFYFRNNGTNVNSPCNAYTIALKQNTGLCANAIGANAVIDYGGTFGTGNTQNRATSAIVPGFLFQSVAAGQPNDGSYSIVNNMSPSGNTNPNSPIPNATNRVHARWDIMGDHTGATDPLAGNLPVAPGANGGYFVAVNAAYANSNAIQQTVGGLCPNTYYEFSAWFKNICKYCACDSTGDGSYGQSGSTFFPNPSFNGPDSSGVNPNLTFTVDGVDYYTSGNLKYTGQWVKKGFVYQTGPGQTSFTITIRNNAAGGGGNDWAIDDVTLATCTPNLDLRPSPSLQVCVGHSIDMFANIRCYFPNYIHWRWEKSTDGGSTWSNTGVGGIGTPVLNGGEYEYQAPYPTFPATTAVDNSQYRVRIASTLSNLDDNSCSFAATTIITLTTQNCTILVQADIQAFSGRVVNELAQLQWTAFNEANGTSYEIESSTDKIHFTKIGTVDGNLPGTNTYHFTDPRELITTRYYRIRITDGKTSKYSRIIQLAGGNLEFAVRSVVNPFKDQINIEMTTPDNTAITITLLDTYGRVIKKTAATVYKGFNTLSIPNLEKVLPGAYIMQIQKNDQIVTTRLIKN, from the coding sequence ATGAAGACAAGTTTACTTTTAAAACCAATACTGATCTGCGTATGTTCATCAGTGCTATTCCTCACCTCGGCAGCACAAACAGCCAAGGTACTTACAGGTAAGAGCTATGTTAACATTACCAAAGGACTCAATGGAGGTACTATTGAACCAGGAGATACTTTAGAGATCCGCGCTACCATCGCCGTAGGTAATTTCGACGCCCGGTCGGTGAGCCGTGCGCATTATGTAGATACCATTCCCGCCAATACCACCTATATTCCGGGCACTTTAAAAATGCTCACCAATGAAGGTTTAGAATTCAAAGCTTATACCGACGCTCCCGGCGATGACCCCGCTTATTTTGATCCAGCAGGTTACCTGCGCATCAACCTGGGCAGCACCTTTAATGCCGGCGTTGACCTTGGAGGCGCCTGTAACAATACCACACCCTGGTCAGCACCCAATGGCGGATTGATCCATGCATCCGGACGCCCCTCTTTTTTTGGAGGCGTTTGTATTATTTCAGCCTCCTTCCGCATCAGGGTCAATCCTTCCATGACCTATGGAAGTTTCATCTATGTACATGGCGGTTCTTTTTATTTCCGCAACAATGGTACTAATGTAAATAGTCCCTGTAATGCTTACACCATTGCCCTCAAACAAAACACCGGTTTATGTGCCAATGCCATCGGCGCCAATGCAGTGATTGATTATGGCGGCACCTTTGGTACCGGCAATACCCAAAACAGGGCCACCTCAGCCATCGTACCAGGATTCCTTTTTCAAAGCGTGGCCGCTGGCCAACCCAATGATGGCAGCTATTCTATTGTCAACAACATGAGCCCCTCCGGCAATACCAATCCCAATTCGCCTATACCAAATGCTACCAACCGGGTACACGCCCGCTGGGATATCATGGGTGATCATACCGGCGCAACTGATCCTTTAGCAGGGAATTTGCCCGTGGCGCCCGGCGCTAATGGCGGTTACTTTGTGGCCGTCAATGCTGCCTATGCCAACAGTAATGCCATCCAGCAAACAGTAGGCGGCTTATGTCCCAATACCTACTACGAATTTTCAGCCTGGTTCAAAAATATCTGTAAATACTGCGCTTGTGATTCTACCGGCGATGGTTCTTACGGCCAATCGGGATCTACCTTTTTCCCCAATCCCAGTTTCAATGGTCCCGACTCTTCCGGTGTAAATCCCAACCTCACTTTTACAGTAGATGGAGTCGATTACTATACCAGTGGAAACCTGAAGTATACCGGCCAATGGGTGAAGAAAGGATTTGTATACCAGACCGGCCCTGGCCAAACTTCTTTTACCATCACCATCCGCAACAATGCAGCCGGTGGTGGCGGTAATGACTGGGCCATCGATGATGTGACCCTGGCTACCTGTACGCCCAACCTCGACCTGCGCCCCTCTCCTTCTTTACAGGTTTGCGTGGGTCATTCCATTGATATGTTTGCCAATATCCGCTGTTATTTTCCCAATTACATCCACTGGCGTTGGGAGAAAAGTACCGATGGCGGTAGCACCTGGAGTAATACAGGCGTGGGAGGTATAGGAACTCCTGTACTGAATGGCGGCGAATATGAATACCAGGCCCCCTATCCTACGTTCCCTGCCACTACTGCAGTAGACAATAGCCAGTACCGTGTGCGGATCGCTTCCACACTCAGTAACCTGGATGATAATAGCTGTTCTTTTGCGGCCACCACCATTATCACATTGACCACACAAAATTGTACCATATTGGTGCAAGCCGATATCCAGGCCTTTTCCGGCAGGGTGGTCAATGAACTGGCGCAGCTACAGTGGACCGCCTTCAATGAAGCGAATGGCACCAGCTATGAAATAGAGAGCAGTACAGACAAGATACACTTTACGAAGATCGGTACCGTTGATGGCAATCTACCGGGCACCAATACTTATCATTTTACCGATCCCCGCGAATTGATCACCACACGGTACTACCGTATCCGTATCACAGATGGAAAGACCAGTAAGTACAGCCGGATCATCCAATTGGCTGGTGGAAACCTGGAATTTGCAGTAAGATCCGTGGTGAACCCATTCAAGGACCAGATCAATATTGAAATGACGACCCCCGACAATACAGCCATCACCATTACATTGCTGGATACTTATGGCAGGGTGATCAAAAAAACGGCTGCTACTGTGTACAAAGGCTTTAATACCCTGTCCATTCCCAACCTGGAAAAAGTATTGCCAGGCGCTTACATTATGCAGATACAAAAGAATGACCAGATCGTCACAACGCGACTGATAAAGAATTAG
- a CDS encoding PQQ-dependent sugar dehydrogenase: MKNLILLPISFLILFSFSAFAQNEPFTRTVLNEKPGAGGYRLAHPFDIVYGPDDHLYITEKVGRILRVDTGTGVRQIILDIRSSVALNITRNGPPGYAATSIGQNGMLGLALHPGFSKGTGQDSIFVAYSSTSSNIRIVRYKYNGGASPSLTNPTILIQGIPAGGDHSTGRLIIGADNKLYYSCGDLGNNQFNNRCTEIRSQKLPTQTDIDNATYTLYSGKILRLNLDGSIPNDNPLWNGVQSHIYTIGHRNPQGLVWEKNPANGTTFPVLTPGGKLFSSEHGPNTDDEVNSIESGRNYGWPYIAGDTDEVNYQYVNWSSTSNCTINYDENPYQVPAGAVVTQEKNAPADVKANFRKPLVKAYTVCTPLPASQCELANGWLKFPTIAPSSIEYYNLNSGKGIPNWYPSLLVPTLRTGTLFRYRLNAAKDMIIGDSIQYFKTVNRYRDIALSPDGKIYIITDSIGSTSGPSGSSQTNMTNKGAILVFEYAGIILPIREHPENLPRKYTSSVYPNPATSYIQVETEPAVQKPIRYRLIDMNGKLILDEKTTRNNFTIETGRYRRGVYILKLFNGYGSEIRMDKIILQ; this comes from the coding sequence ATGAAAAACCTTATCCTGTTGCCAATAAGCTTTCTTATATTATTTTCTTTTTCCGCGTTTGCTCAAAATGAACCTTTTACACGTACTGTTTTAAATGAAAAGCCAGGTGCAGGCGGCTATCGGCTGGCCCATCCTTTTGATATAGTGTATGGGCCTGATGATCATCTGTATATCACTGAAAAAGTGGGTCGTATCCTGCGGGTGGATACGGGTACGGGAGTAAGGCAGATCATTTTAGATATACGTAGTAGCGTGGCCCTCAATATCACAAGAAACGGCCCTCCCGGGTATGCTGCCACCAGCATCGGGCAGAATGGCATGCTGGGTCTTGCCCTGCATCCGGGGTTTAGCAAGGGTACCGGACAAGATTCCATTTTTGTAGCCTATAGTTCTACTTCCAGTAATATCAGGATCGTTCGTTATAAGTACAATGGCGGAGCTAGTCCCTCGTTGACCAATCCTACTATTTTGATACAGGGCATTCCTGCCGGAGGAGATCACAGTACGGGCCGCCTGATCATTGGTGCGGATAATAAGCTTTATTATTCCTGTGGCGACCTGGGCAATAACCAGTTCAATAACCGGTGTACAGAGATCCGTTCTCAGAAGCTCCCTACGCAAACAGATATAGATAATGCTACTTATACATTGTATTCAGGTAAGATATTGCGACTCAACCTGGATGGGTCGATACCCAATGATAACCCATTGTGGAATGGTGTGCAGAGTCATATCTATACGATCGGGCACCGGAATCCGCAAGGACTGGTATGGGAGAAAAATCCTGCCAATGGCACCACATTTCCGGTATTGACACCTGGTGGTAAATTATTCAGTTCCGAACATGGGCCTAATACAGATGATGAGGTAAACAGTATTGAAAGTGGTCGTAATTACGGCTGGCCCTATATTGCCGGTGACACTGATGAAGTAAACTATCAATATGTGAACTGGTCTTCTACCAGTAATTGCACTATTAACTATGATGAGAACCCTTACCAGGTTCCTGCCGGCGCCGTGGTGACGCAGGAGAAAAATGCACCTGCCGATGTAAAAGCGAATTTCAGAAAGCCGCTCGTAAAAGCCTATACAGTTTGTACACCATTACCCGCTTCGCAATGTGAACTGGCCAACGGGTGGTTAAAATTCCCTACGATTGCACCTTCGAGTATTGAATATTATAACCTTAACAGCGGCAAGGGCATTCCTAACTGGTACCCTTCTTTGCTGGTGCCTACCCTGCGCACAGGAACACTTTTCCGCTACCGGCTCAATGCCGCAAAAGATATGATCATTGGAGATTCGATCCAATATTTCAAAACTGTCAACCGGTACAGGGATATAGCCCTGAGCCCGGATGGGAAAATTTACATTATTACAGATAGTATTGGTTCTACCTCGGGGCCCAGTGGCTCCAGTCAGACCAATATGACGAATAAGGGAGCCATCCTGGTATTTGAATATGCCGGCATCATCCTGCCTATCCGTGAACATCCTGAAAACCTTCCCCGTAAATATACTAGCAGCGTGTACCCCAATCCTGCCACCAGTTATATCCAGGTGGAAACGGAACCTGCTGTGCAGAAGCCTATCCGTTACCGGCTGATCGATATGAACGGTAAACTGATCCTGGATGAAAAAACAACCCGGAACAACTTTACTATTGAAACGGGTCGTTACAGAAGAGGGGTATATATCCTGAAATTGTTCAATGGGTATGGGTCAGAGATCAGGATGGATAAGATCATCTTGCAGTAA
- a CDS encoding TonB-dependent receptor yields the protein MKIKLLSTILCCTFLLICSLAQAQGGGTLHGKVYSSDGQPAEGVSVVLVGKKHATTTNTLGEYKITGIAPGNYILRVSSVELKPVEKEISIKENEVAEYDFRLTENHAFLEEIVIAGRKNKFYSKESQSVAKMPLSRLENPQVYTSIPKNLLREQMVIDFGSALRNAPGLYKIQGSRGINSDGASFYSLRGFRTEASMVDGVPGQTNGDYDPASIERIEVLKGPSATLFGGAVTSFGGMVNIITKKPLDTLGGEVSYTTGSFNLNRVMADIYGPLNKEKTVLFRLNASYHHQLSWQDAGFKKTMFLAPSLELRASERLKINLNADFYSAEATSPSAVFLNRTRPFVAHEPGELNFDWKRSYTSNDLTMKTPTVNVRAVGTYKLSENWTSQTVISSNTRKSDGYYQYQFIRKATDDSLERNVSLQNTINTALDIQQNFTGNFKIAGFKNRLLVGIDYLRLKVNNDNSPYIVYDFVNGTLNDDKNYTKISKYGVDQKIMASTAAPTRNHGSTYIYSAYASDVVNLTPNLLAMLSLRVDRFDSKGTINHATNAVMANSNYQQTAFSPKFGLVYEVIKKQVSVFGNYMNGFSNVAPVTQPIPELSGNFKPQQANQFEGGVKLELFNNQLNFTASYYDIKVDNITRPDVYKQNGVDYNVTVQDGTQTSKGIEFELNANPLPGLNINGGYAHNNSKLTKTTAALQDRRPAAAGPADLANLWVSYSILKGDFKGLGMGAGGTYTGKHMTANSATTGVFTFDSYTLLNATVFYETRRFRLGVKFDNITDEQYFLGQGTITPQMPMNVLANVAVKL from the coding sequence ATGAAAATTAAGCTACTCTCCACGATTTTATGTTGTACGTTTTTATTGATCTGCTCCCTGGCGCAGGCGCAGGGTGGCGGAACCCTGCATGGGAAGGTATATTCTTCGGATGGCCAGCCTGCAGAAGGTGTGTCTGTGGTACTGGTAGGTAAAAAGCACGCTACTACCACCAATACGCTGGGTGAATACAAAATTACCGGTATCGCTCCTGGCAATTATATCCTTCGGGTAAGTTCGGTAGAGCTGAAACCGGTAGAAAAGGAAATATCAATCAAAGAGAATGAAGTTGCGGAATATGATTTCAGGCTTACTGAGAACCACGCTTTCCTGGAAGAGATCGTGATAGCGGGCAGAAAAAATAAATTCTATTCCAAAGAAAGCCAGTCCGTGGCCAAGATGCCGCTGAGCCGGTTGGAAAATCCCCAGGTGTATACCTCTATCCCTAAAAACCTGTTGCGCGAGCAAATGGTGATCGATTTTGGCAGTGCGCTGCGCAATGCACCGGGTCTTTACAAAATACAAGGCAGTCGGGGTATCAATTCGGATGGCGCTTCTTTCTACTCACTGCGTGGCTTTCGTACAGAAGCTTCCATGGTAGATGGTGTGCCCGGACAAACGAATGGCGATTATGATCCGGCTTCCATTGAAAGGATCGAGGTATTGAAAGGGCCTTCTGCTACTTTGTTTGGCGGCGCTGTGACTTCCTTTGGCGGCATGGTGAATATCATTACCAAAAAGCCACTGGACACACTGGGTGGAGAGGTGTCTTATACTACAGGCAGCTTTAACCTCAACCGGGTGATGGCGGATATCTATGGGCCGCTCAATAAAGAAAAGACTGTACTCTTCAGGTTGAATGCCTCCTATCATCACCAGCTTAGCTGGCAGGATGCCGGCTTCAAAAAGACAATGTTCCTGGCTCCTTCGCTGGAACTGCGTGCCAGTGAAAGGCTCAAGATCAACCTGAATGCTGATTTCTACAGTGCAGAGGCTACCAGTCCTTCAGCGGTGTTCCTCAACCGTACCCGTCCCTTTGTGGCGCATGAGCCTGGTGAGTTGAACTTCGATTGGAAACGTTCTTATACAAGTAACGACCTGACGATGAAAACACCTACGGTGAATGTGCGTGCGGTGGGTACCTACAAATTGTCGGAGAACTGGACCTCCCAAACGGTCATTTCCAGCAATACCCGGAAATCGGATGGCTATTACCAATACCAGTTTATCCGCAAGGCTACGGATGATTCGCTGGAGCGGAATGTGTCTTTACAGAATACGATCAATACGGCACTGGATATCCAACAGAACTTTACCGGCAATTTCAAGATCGCCGGATTTAAGAACAGGTTGCTGGTGGGCATTGATTACCTGCGGCTGAAGGTAAATAATGACAATTCACCATACATCGTGTATGATTTTGTGAATGGTACGTTGAATGATGACAAGAATTATACAAAGATCTCCAAATATGGGGTGGATCAAAAGATCATGGCGAGCACTGCTGCTCCTACGAGAAACCACGGCAGCACCTATATTTATAGTGCTTATGCATCGGATGTGGTGAATCTTACGCCCAACCTTTTGGCGATGCTTAGTTTACGGGTAGACCGTTTCGACAGCAAGGGCACCATCAACCATGCTACCAATGCGGTGATGGCCAACAGTAACTATCAACAAACGGCTTTCTCTCCCAAGTTCGGCCTGGTGTATGAGGTGATCAAAAAACAGGTATCGGTATTTGGTAACTATATGAATGGATTTAGCAATGTGGCGCCGGTGACGCAACCCATCCCTGAGTTGTCTGGCAACTTCAAACCGCAACAGGCCAACCAGTTTGAAGGTGGCGTGAAGCTGGAACTGTTTAACAACCAGCTGAACTTTACAGCCAGCTATTATGATATTAAAGTGGATAATATTACCCGCCCTGATGTGTACAAGCAAAATGGGGTTGATTACAATGTGACGGTGCAGGACGGTACGCAAACGAGCAAGGGTATTGAATTTGAGCTGAATGCCAATCCGCTGCCAGGATTGAATATCAATGGCGGTTATGCCCACAACAACAGCAAACTGACGAAGACAACAGCAGCGCTGCAAGACAGGCGACCTGCTGCGGCGGGCCCGGCTGACCTGGCTAATCTGTGGGTGAGCTATTCTATATTGAAGGGAGACTTTAAAGGATTGGGCATGGGTGCAGGCGGTACTTATACAGGTAAGCACATGACAGCCAATTCGGCTACTACCGGGGTATTTACTTTTGATTCCTATACCCTGCTGAACGCAACTGTGTTTTATGAAACAAGGAGGTTCCGCCTGGGTGTTAAGTTTGATAATATTACGGATGAGCAATACTTCCTTGGTCAGGGTACCATCACTCCGCAAATGCCGATGAATGTATTGGCCAATGTGGCAGTGAAGTTGTAG
- the fumC gene encoding class II fumarate hydratase, with product MDYRIEKDTMGEVQVPADALYGAQTQRSIENFKIAQDINRMPKEIIRAFAYLKKAAAITNFEAGVLPQEKADLIGQVCDEILAGKLDNSFPLVVWQTGSGTQSNMNVNEVVAYRGHVIKGGKLTDKEKFLHPNDDVNKSQSSNDTFPTAMHIAAYKMLLDVTIPGIEKLRDTLAAKSKQYMHVVKIGRTHFMDATPLTVGQEFSGYVSQLNHGLKAIKNTLAHLSELALGGTAVGTGINTPANYSENVAKHIAALTGLPFVTAENKFEALAAHDAIVEAHGALKTVAVSLMKIANDVRMLSSGPRSGIGELFIPDNEPGSSIMPGKVNPTQCEALTMIAAQVLGNDVAINIGGATGHFELNVFKPVMIYNFLHSARLIGDGCVSFNDKCAEGLAPIEENIKKHVDNSLMLVTALNTKIGYYKAAEIAQTAHKEGTTLKEMAVKLGYVTPEQFDEWVVPANMVGKI from the coding sequence ATGGATTATCGTATTGAAAAAGATACCATGGGCGAGGTGCAGGTGCCTGCCGATGCTTTATACGGCGCACAGACCCAACGCAGCATTGAGAATTTCAAGATTGCACAGGATATCAACAGGATGCCGAAAGAGATCATCCGTGCTTTTGCCTACCTGAAAAAAGCCGCCGCCATTACCAATTTCGAGGCAGGTGTATTGCCTCAGGAAAAGGCTGACCTGATCGGTCAGGTTTGTGACGAAATACTGGCCGGCAAACTGGACAATTCATTCCCCCTGGTGGTTTGGCAAACCGGCTCCGGCACCCAGTCCAATATGAACGTAAATGAAGTAGTAGCTTACCGTGGTCATGTGATCAAGGGAGGCAAACTAACCGATAAAGAAAAGTTCCTCCACCCCAATGATGATGTCAATAAATCACAATCATCCAACGATACCTTCCCTACCGCCATGCACATTGCGGCTTATAAAATGCTGCTGGATGTAACCATCCCCGGCATCGAAAAGCTGCGCGATACCCTCGCCGCCAAAAGCAAGCAATACATGCACGTGGTGAAGATCGGCCGTACGCACTTTATGGACGCTACCCCATTAACGGTAGGACAGGAGTTCAGCGGATACGTATCACAACTGAACCATGGATTAAAAGCCATTAAGAATACACTGGCCCACCTGAGCGAACTGGCCCTCGGCGGCACCGCGGTAGGTACCGGCATCAATACTCCTGCTAATTATTCAGAGAATGTAGCCAAACATATTGCAGCATTAACCGGACTGCCTTTTGTAACAGCTGAGAATAAATTTGAGGCCCTGGCAGCCCATGATGCGATCGTAGAAGCTCATGGCGCCCTGAAAACAGTAGCCGTGAGCCTGATGAAGATTGCCAACGATGTGCGTATGTTGAGCTCTGGTCCGCGCAGCGGCATCGGTGAATTGTTTATTCCCGATAACGAGCCCGGTTCCTCTATCATGCCCGGCAAGGTCAACCCTACACAATGCGAAGCGCTTACCATGATCGCAGCACAGGTATTGGGCAATGATGTGGCCATTAACATCGGCGGCGCTACCGGTCATTTCGAGCTGAACGTATTCAAGCCCGTCATGATCTACAACTTCCTGCACAGCGCCCGTCTCATTGGCGATGGCTGCGTAAGCTTCAACGATAAGTGCGCAGAAGGCCTGGCCCCTATTGAAGAGAATATTAAGAAGCACGTAGACAATAGCCTCATGCTCGTAACGGCTTTGAATACCAAAATTGGTTATTACAAAGCTGCTGAGATAGCCCAAACAGCTCACAAAGAAGGCACTACCCTCAAAGAAATGGCTGTGAAGCTGGGTTATGTAACACCTGAGCAGTTTGATGAATGGGTGGTACCAGCCAATATGGTGGGCAAGATCTAG